From a region of the Schistocerca piceifrons isolate TAMUIC-IGC-003096 unplaced genomic scaffold, iqSchPice1.1 HiC_scaffold_2249, whole genome shotgun sequence genome:
- the LOC124742250 gene encoding uncharacterized protein LOC124742250, with translation MSKANMGKTEIREKRKYGKNAHMGKTQIWEKRKYGKNANMGKTQIWVKRKYGKNANMGKTQIWEKRKYGKNASMGKTQVWEKRKYRKNASMGKTQVWEKRKYGKYASMGNTQVLEIRKYGKNASMGKTQVWEKRKYGKNANMGKTQIWGKRKYGENANMGKTQIWRKRKYGENANMGKTQIWGKRKYGENANMGKTQTWEKRKHGKNANMGKTQTWEKSKHGKNANMGKTQTWEKRNMGKTQTWEKRKHGKNANMGKTQTWEKRKHGKNANMGKTESWKKRNHGKNAIMEKTQSWKKRQHGKNANMGKTQTWEKRKHW, from the coding sequence atgtcaaaagcaaatatgggaaaaacggaaatacgggaaaaacgcaaatatgggaaaaacgcacatatgggaaaaacgcaaatatgggaaaaacgcaaatatgggaaaaacgcaaatatgggaaaaacgcaaatatgggtaaaacgcaaatatgggaaaaacgcaaatatgggaaaaacgcaaatatgggaaaaacgcaagtatgggaaaaacgcaagtatgggaaaaacgcaagtatgggaaaaacgcaagtataggaaaaacgcaagtatgggaaaaacgcaagtatgggaaaaacgcaagtatgggaaatacGCAAGTATGGGAAATACGCAAGTATTGGAaatacgcaagtatgggaaaaacgcaagtatgggaaaaacgcaagtatgggaaaaacgcaaatatgggaaaaacgcaaatatgggaaaaacgcaaatatggggaaaacgcaaatatggggaaaacgcaaatatggggaaaacgcaaatatggcgaaaacgcaaatatggggaaaacgcaaatatggggaaaacgcaaatatggggaaaacgcaaatatggggaaaacgcaaacatgggaaaaacgcaaacatgggaaaaacgcaaacatgggaaaaacgcaaacatgggaaaaacgcaaacatgggaaaaaagcaaacatgggaaaaacgcaaacatgggaaaaacgcaaacatgggaaaaacgcaacatgggaaaaacgcaaacatgggaaaaacgcaaacatgggaaaaacgcaaacatgggaaaaacgcaaacatgggaaaaacgcaaacatgggaaaaacgcaaacatgggaaaaacggaaTCATGGAAAAAACGGAATCATGGAAAAAACGCAATCATGGAAAAAACGCAATCATGGAAAAAAcgccaacatgggaaaaacgcaaacatgggaaaaacgcaaacatgggaaaaacgcaaacattggTAA
- the LOC124742253 gene encoding uncharacterized protein LOC124742253 translates to MGKTEIWEKRKYGKDANMGKTQIWERRKYGKDANMGKTQIWERRKYGKDANMGKTQIWERRKYGKDANMGKTQIWEKRKYGKNANMGRTQTWEERKHGKNANMGRTQTWEERKHGKNANMGRTQTWEERKHGKNANMGQTQTWEKRKYGSNANMGQTQIWDKRKYGTNANMGQTQIWDKRKYGTNANMGKTQIWEKRKYGTNANMGQTQIWEKRKYGKNANMGKTQIWEKRKYGKNANMGTTQIWEQRKYGNNANMGTTQIWEQRKYWNNANMGTTQIWEQRKYGNNANMGTTQIWEKRKYGKNANMGKTQTWEKRKHGKNANMGKTQTWEKRKHGKNANMGTTQTWEQRKYGKNANMGKTQIWEKRKYGKNANMGKTQIREKRKYLKNANTGKTQIRGKRKYGENANTGKTQIREKRKYGENANTGKTQIRGKTQIWGKRKYGENANMGKTQIWGKRKYGKNANMGKTQIWEKRKYGKNANMGKSQIWEKRKYGKNANMGKTQIWEKRKHGKNANMGKTQTWEKRKHGKNANMGKTQTWEKRKHGKNANIGKTQTWEKGKCSEREICGTT, encoded by the coding sequence atgggaaaaacggaaatatgggaaaaacgcaaatatgggaaagacgcaaatatgggaaagacgcaaatatgggaaagacgcaaatatgggaaagacgcaaatatgggaaagacgcaaatatgggaaagacgcaaatatgggaaagacgcaaatatgggaaagacgcaaatatgggaaagacgcaaatatgggaaagacgcaaatatgggaaaaacgcaaatatgggaaaaacgcaaatatgggaaaaacgcaaatatgggaagaacgcaaacatgggaagaacgcaaacatgggaagaacgcaaacatgggaagaacgcaaacatgggaagaacgcaaacatgggaagaacgcaaacatgggaagaacgcaaacatgggaagaacgcaaacatgggaagaacgcaaacatgggacaaacgcaaacatgggaaaaacgcaaatatgggtcaaacgcaaatatgggacaaacgcaaatatgggacaaacgcaaatatgggacaaacgcaaatatgggacaaacgcaaatatgggacaaacgcaaatatgggacaaacgcaaatatgggaaaaacgcaaatatgggaaaaacgcaaatatgggacaaacgcaaatatgggacaaacgcaaatatgggaaaaacgcaaatatgggaaaaacgcaaatatgggaaaaacgcaaatatgggaaaaacgcaaatatgggaaaaacgcaaatatgggaacaacgcaaatatgggaacaacgcaaatatgggaacaacgcaaatatgggaacaacgcaaatatgggaacaacgcaaatattggaacaacgcaaatatgggaacaacgcaaatatgggaacaacgcaaatatgggaacaacgcaaatatgggaacaacgcaaatatgggaaaaacgcaaatatgggaaaaacgcaaatatgggaaaaacgcaaacatgggaaaaacgcaaacatgggaaaaacgcaaacatgggaaaaacgcaaacatgggaaaaacgcaaacatgggaaaaacgcaaacatgggaacaacgcaaacatgggaacaacgcaaatatgggaaaaacgcaaacatgggaaaaacgcaaatatgggaaaaacgcaaatacgggaaaaacgcaaatatgggaaaaacgcaaatacgggaaaaacgcaaatacttgaaaaacgcaaatacgggaaaaacgcaaatacggggaaaacgcaaatacggggaaaacgcaaatacggggaaaacgcaaatacgggaaaaacgcaaatacggggaaaacgcaaatacggggaaaacgcaaatacggggaaaaacgcaaatatggggaaaacgcaaatatggggaaaacgcaaatatggggaaaacgcaaatatggggaaaacgcaaatatgggaaaaacgcaaatatgggaaaaacgcaaatatgggaaaaacgcaaatatgggaaaaacgcaaatatgggaaaatcgcaaatatgggaaaaacgcaaatatgggaaaaacgcaaatatgggaaaaacgcaaatatgggaaaaacgcaaacatgggaaaaacgcaaacatgggaaaaacgcaaacatgggaaaaacgcaaacatgggaaaaacgctaacatgggaaaaacgcaaacatgggaaaaacgcaaacatgggaaaaacgcaaacatcggaaaaacgcaaacatgggaaaaaggcaaatgtagtgaaagagaaatttgtggcacaacttga
- the LOC124742254 gene encoding uncharacterized protein LOC124742254 — protein MGKTQIWGKRKYGENANMGKTQIWEKRKYGENANMGKTQIWGKRKYGENANMGKTQIWGKRKYGENANMGKTQIWGKRKYGENANMGKTQIWGKRKYGENANMGKTLIWEKRKHGKNANMGKTQTWEKRKHGKNANMGKTQTWEKRKHGKNANMGKTQTWEKRKHGKNANMGKTQTWEKCKCSEREICGTT, from the coding sequence atgggaaaaacgcaaatatggggaaaacgcaaatatggggaaaacgcaaatatgggaaaaacgcaaatatgggaaaaacgcaaatatggggaaaacgcaaatatggggaaaacgcaaatatggggaaaacgcaaatatggggaaaacgcaaatatggggaaaacgcaaatatggggaaaacgcaaatatggggaaaacgcaaatatggggaaaacgcaaatatggggaaaacgcaaatatggggaaaacgcaaatatggggaaaacgcaaatatggggaaaacgcaaatatggggaaaacgcaaatatggggaaaacgctaatatgggaaaaacgcaaacatgggaaaaacgcaaacatgggaaaaacgcaaacatgggaaaaacgcaagcatgggaaaaacgcaaacatgggaaaaacgcaaacatgggaaaaacgcaaacatgggaaaaacgcaaacatgggaaaaacgcaaacatgggaaaaacgcaaacatgggaaaaacgcaaacatgggaaaaacgcaaacatgggaaaaatgcaaatgtagtgaaagagaaatttgtggcacaacttga